In Primulina eburnea isolate SZY01 chromosome 3, ASM2296580v1, whole genome shotgun sequence, one DNA window encodes the following:
- the LOC140827647 gene encoding casein kinase II subunit alpha-2-like, giving the protein MSQARVYADVNVHRARDYWDYESLTVQWGDQDDYEVIRKVGRGKYSEVFEGINVTNKERCIIKILKPVKKKKIKREIKILQNLCGGPNIVKLLDIVRDQHSKTPSLVFEYVNSTDFKVLYPTLTDYDIRYYIYELLKALDYCHSQGIMHRDVKPHNVMIDHELRKLRLIDWGLAEFYHPAKEYNVRVASRYFKGPELLVDLQDYDYSLDMWSLGCMFAGMIFRKEPFFYGHDNRDQLVKIARVLGTDELNTYLNKYGLELDSQLEALVGRHSRKPWTRFVNSDNQHLVSPEAIDFLDKLLRYDHQDRLTAKEAMAHPYFAQVRAAENSRMRPQ; this is encoded by the exons TGATCAAGATGACTATGAAGTTATTCGAAAGGTAGGAAGGGGGAAATACAGTGAAGTCTTTGAAGGTATAAATGTCACAAACAAAGAAAGGTGCATTATCAAAATTCTCAAACCAGTCAAAAAGAAGAAG ATAAAGAGGGAGATAAAAATTCTTCAAAATCTGTGTGGAGGTCCCAATATTGTGAAGCTTCTAGATATAGTGAGAGATCAGCACTCAAAAACTCCTAGTTTGGTTTTTGAATATGTGAACAGCACTGATTTTAAAGTTTTGTACCCAACACTGACAGACTATGATATACGATACTACATATATGAGCTTCTAAAG GCATTAGATTATTGTCATTCTCAGGGGATAATGCATAGAGATGTCAAGCCTCACAATGTTATGATTGATCATGAATTGCGAAAACTTCGTCTAATTGATTGGGGGCTTGCCGAATTTTATCACCCTGCCAAAGAATACAATGTTCGAGTGGCTTCAAG ATACTTTAAGGGGCCTGAACTACTTGTGGACTTGCAAGACTATGATTATTCTCTAGACATGTGGAGCCTTGGATGTATGTTCGCTGGAATG ATTTTCCGGAAGGAGCCATTTTTCTATGGTCATGATAATCGCGATCAGCTTGTCAAAATAGCCAGG GTCCTTGGAACAGATGAGTTGAACACATATTTGAATAAATATGGTCTGGAACTGGATTCTCAGCTTGAAGCTCTTGTTGGAAG GCACAGTAGGAAACCCTGGACTAGATTTGTTAATTCAGACAATCAGCATCTGGTTTCACCGGAG GCCATTGATTTTCTTGATAAGCTTCTCCGATATGATCATCAGGACAGGCTTACGGCCAAAGAAGCAATG GCTCATCCATACTTTGCCCAGGTGCGAGCTGCCGAAAATAGTAGGATGCGACCACAGTAG